From the genome of Oxobacter pfennigii, one region includes:
- a CDS encoding indolepyruvate ferredoxin oxidoreductase subunit alpha, whose translation MPRVYFNEDKCKGCGLCRDACPKKIIVISDKLNAKGYHPATVSKEDMKECIGCASCGRMCPDVVITVEK comes from the coding sequence ATGCCAAGAGTGTATTTTAACGAGGATAAATGCAAAGGCTGTGGATTGTGCAGAGATGCATGTCCAAAGAAAATTATAGTAATATCCGATAAATTAAACGCCAAAGGATATCATCCGGCGACGGTGTCCAAGGAGGATATGAAGGAATGCATTGGATGCGCTTCCTGTGGGCGAATGTGCCCCGATGTAGTGATAACAGTAGAAAAATAA
- the ptb gene encoding phosphate butyryltransferase — MIKSFDEILAAVKTNKTRRIAVAVAQDEPVLEAIRDAKISGVADAVLVGDKSLIEDISKNIGLETKDIEIIHEPDNTKASRMAVSLVSQKKADMVMKGLVDTATFLKAVLDKEIGLRTGKVLSNVAVFDIPALNRILILTDAGMNIAPDLMAKKQMIENAVYIAHKIGIELPKVAAICAVETVNLDMPATIDAAILSKMNDRGQIKGCIVDGPLAVDNAISEEAARHKGIHSPVAGHADILMAPNIETGNAVYKTLNYTTDSKVGSLVAGAAAPIILTSRSDSPETKLNSIILASVAASAAIK; from the coding sequence ATGATTAAGAGTTTTGATGAGATATTAGCCGCAGTTAAAACCAACAAAACAAGAAGGATTGCAGTAGCCGTAGCTCAGGATGAGCCTGTCCTTGAAGCCATAAGGGATGCCAAAATTTCCGGCGTTGCCGATGCAGTTCTGGTGGGAGACAAGTCCCTTATAGAAGACATCTCAAAAAATATAGGATTAGAAACTAAAGATATTGAGATAATTCATGAACCTGATAATACCAAGGCCTCCAGAATGGCAGTATCGCTGGTATCACAAAAAAAAGCCGATATGGTCATGAAAGGCCTGGTGGATACCGCCACCTTTTTAAAGGCGGTCTTGGATAAGGAAATAGGTTTAAGGACAGGGAAGGTATTATCCAATGTTGCTGTTTTTGACATTCCCGCTCTTAACAGAATATTGATTTTAACCGATGCCGGTATGAACATTGCCCCGGATTTGATGGCCAAAAAACAGATGATTGAAAATGCCGTTTACATAGCTCACAAGATTGGCATAGAGCTTCCCAAGGTTGCGGCAATTTGTGCAGTTGAAACAGTTAATCTGGATATGCCGGCTACCATTGATGCGGCCATATTGTCAAAAATGAATGACAGGGGACAGATTAAAGGATGTATTGTGGACGGACCTCTAGCCGTTGATAACGCCATATCGGAAGAAGCCGCACGGCATAAGGGCATACACAGCCCGGTGGCAGGACATGCGGATATATTAATGGCGCCCAATATCGAAACCGGAAATGCCGTTTATAAGACCTTGAACTATACTACTGATTCCAAAGTGGGTTCTCTTGTAGCCGGCGCAGCTGCTCCTATTATTTTGACCAGCAGATCGGATAGCCCGGAGACCAAGCTTAATTCCATAATTTTAGCATCTGTAGCTGCATCGGCTGCAATTAAATAG
- a CDS encoding SAM-dependent methyltransferase — MSEGAAKTGAGPTFLIAAEQYYSEEQRVINDDFAIKMLSPGLRTFVSLMRFPKMRQWMIKGSERDIPGMWAGMLIRKRYIDEKLRDSVPNMSAVVNLGAGADSRFFRIPELKNIPVWELDQSAIISSKGSQIAKALTVFPKNLFLTPIDFDHDSIADVLSSKGYPKNAMTFFIWEGVTQYLTQEGIESVFDFLSNAEAGSKLAFTYVLKDFIQGKVMYDWEKAYEKYVLKDKIWVYGINPDELPSVLEKYGWRLIEDKSSADLADSYIKPTGRTLKTTPIERICVAEKV, encoded by the coding sequence ATGTCTGAAGGAGCAGCAAAAACCGGCGCAGGACCGACTTTTTTGATTGCTGCCGAACAGTATTACAGCGAGGAACAACGAGTAATCAATGACGATTTTGCCATAAAAATGTTATCGCCGGGTCTTAGGACTTTTGTCTCACTGATGCGTTTTCCGAAAATGCGTCAATGGATGATAAAAGGAAGTGAGCGTGATATACCGGGAATGTGGGCCGGTATGCTGATTCGTAAACGCTATATTGATGAAAAACTGCGTGACTCTGTTCCAAACATGTCAGCAGTAGTAAATTTAGGTGCTGGAGCCGACTCCCGGTTTTTCCGCATTCCCGAGCTCAAGAACATCCCTGTATGGGAACTTGATCAGAGCGCTATTATTTCCTCTAAGGGTTCTCAGATTGCAAAAGCTCTGACTGTATTCCCAAAAAACCTGTTTCTCACCCCAATCGATTTTGACCATGATAGTATAGCGGATGTTTTATCTTCAAAGGGCTATCCTAAAAATGCTATGACCTTTTTTATATGGGAAGGAGTAACCCAATATCTTACACAGGAAGGTATCGAATCAGTTTTTGACTTCCTTTCCAATGCCGAGGCGGGCAGCAAGCTGGCCTTCACCTATGTATTAAAGGATTTTATTCAAGGCAAGGTCATGTATGATTGGGAAAAAGCTTACGAGAAGTATGTTCTGAAGGATAAAATCTGGGTCTATGGCATAAATCCGGACGAATTGCCGTCAGTCCTTGAAAAATATGGTTGGCGGCTGATTGAAGATAAAAGCTCTGCTGACCTTGCGGATAGCTATATTAAGCCAACTGGCAGAACATTGAAGACAACACCCATTGAAAGAATATGCGTTGCGGAAAAAGTGTAG
- a CDS encoding 2-oxoacid:acceptor oxidoreductase family protein, translating into MLNQEVIIAGFGGQGILSMGKFLAYAGMDQGLNVSWLPSYGPEMRGGTANCSVIITEDEVGSPVVTAPDSLIVMNRPSLDKFENTVLKEGLIIIDSSLVNREVKRRDVTVIKIPASEEADRLGSKRIANMVLLGAYVAKTNLIPMEALLKTLKEHGKESFFEINKRALKKGEEYIK; encoded by the coding sequence TTGTTAAATCAGGAAGTTATTATAGCAGGCTTCGGAGGACAGGGAATACTCTCCATGGGAAAGTTTTTGGCATACGCGGGTATGGATCAGGGACTGAATGTGTCATGGCTTCCCTCCTACGGCCCTGAAATGAGGGGAGGTACCGCCAACTGCTCTGTAATTATTACAGAAGATGAGGTAGGTTCTCCCGTAGTTACAGCCCCTGATTCATTAATAGTAATGAACAGGCCATCCCTTGACAAATTCGAGAACACGGTTTTAAAAGAGGGACTTATAATAATAGACAGCTCTCTTGTTAACAGAGAGGTTAAAAGAAGGGATGTTACGGTTATAAAAATACCGGCATCAGAAGAAGCTGACAGACTGGGGAGCAAAAGGATTGCCAACATGGTGCTTTTAGGTGCCTATGTGGCAAAAACAAATTTAATTCCCATGGAAGCCCTCTTAAAGACATTAAAGGAGCATGGAAAAGAATCTTTTTTTGAAATAAATAAAAGGGCCTTGAAAAAAGGCGAAGAATATATAAAATAG
- a CDS encoding 3-methyl-2-oxobutanoate dehydrogenase subunit VorB: MGEKVLMKGNEAIGEAAIRAGCQCFFGYPITPQTEVAAYMARKMPRIGRAYVQAESEVSAINMVYGAAGSGVRVMTSSSSPGISLKQEGLSYLAGAELPSVIINIVRGGPGLGGIQPAQSDYFQAVKGGGHGDYRLIVYAPASVQEMVDMIQEAFDVADIYRNPVMVMGDGMMGQMMEPVEFKERAGRPLPEKTWAATGLQGRKKHNVINSLFLAPEECEDHNIKLQAKYREIEQNEVRYELYNCDAKCDLIFVAYGTTARICKSVIKMADREGIKLGLVRPITLWPFPKEAFEKVIDKTEHGFLSVEMSMGQMVEDVALCALGRKPVSHFGRCGGMVPTPKEIYDRVKELIAGGAR; this comes from the coding sequence TTGGGAGAAAAGGTTCTCATGAAGGGTAATGAGGCCATTGGAGAGGCTGCTATCAGGGCAGGCTGCCAGTGCTTTTTCGGGTATCCCATCACCCCTCAGACAGAGGTTGCAGCTTATATGGCAAGGAAAATGCCCAGGATAGGAAGGGCATATGTTCAGGCCGAAAGTGAAGTTTCGGCTATAAATATGGTTTACGGCGCTGCGGGAAGCGGCGTCAGGGTCATGACTTCATCCTCCAGCCCGGGTATAAGCTTGAAGCAGGAGGGGCTGTCATATTTAGCGGGAGCTGAATTGCCTTCCGTTATAATTAACATCGTAAGAGGCGGTCCCGGATTAGGAGGGATTCAGCCGGCACAGAGCGATTATTTCCAGGCAGTAAAAGGAGGAGGCCATGGAGATTACCGTTTGATTGTTTATGCACCGGCTTCGGTTCAGGAAATGGTAGATATGATTCAGGAAGCCTTTGATGTGGCTGATATATACAGAAATCCTGTTATGGTCATGGGAGACGGTATGATGGGACAGATGATGGAGCCTGTGGAATTCAAGGAAAGGGCCGGGCGTCCGCTGCCTGAAAAAACCTGGGCTGCCACCGGACTTCAGGGAAGAAAAAAGCACAATGTAATAAATTCTCTCTTCCTTGCCCCGGAGGAATGCGAAGACCATAATATAAAGCTTCAGGCAAAATACCGTGAGATAGAGCAAAATGAAGTAAGGTACGAGTTATATAACTGCGACGCCAAATGCGACCTTATATTTGTGGCCTATGGCACGACGGCAAGGATATGTAAAAGCGTAATTAAAATGGCAGACAGGGAAGGCATAAAATTAGGACTGGTTCGCCCCATAACATTGTGGCCTTTCCCAAAGGAAGCCTTTGAAAAAGTAATAGATAAGACCGAACACGGATTTTTATCCGTTGAGATGAGCATGGGACAGATGGTGGAGGATGTGGCGCTTTGCGCTTTAGGAAGAAAGCCCGTATCCCACTTCGGCAGGTGCGGAGGAATGGTGCCCACACCTAAGGAAATATACGACAGGGTAAAGGAATTAATAGCAGGGGGTGCAAGGTAA
- the buk gene encoding butyrate kinase: MKDYRMLIINPGSTSTKIGVYENLKPQLVETIRHSSEELSGFNHISEQYGFRRDVILKVLESKGIDIKSIDAVIGRGGLLKPMVSGTYEINDEMLKNLKDKNTSQHASNLGAIIAYEIASSINVPSFIVDPVVVDEMEDIARYSGMPEINRKSIFHALNQKAVAKRYAKENNQKYEELNLIVAHLGGGISVGAHKIGRIVDVNNALDGEGPFSPERSGGLPVGELIKLCFSGKYTHDEIMKKVVGKGGLTAYLGTSDARAVEEMINDKDEKAKLIYEAMAYQVAKEIGSCAAVLEGNVDAIILTGGLAYSQMLTQWIMERVNFISKVVVYAGEDELLALAEGGLRVLTGEEKSKVYK, encoded by the coding sequence ATGAAGGATTATAGAATGTTGATTATAAATCCCGGATCTACATCTACAAAAATAGGTGTATATGAAAACCTGAAGCCTCAGCTTGTAGAAACCATAAGGCATTCCAGCGAAGAATTGTCAGGATTTAACCACATATCCGAACAATACGGCTTCAGACGCGATGTTATTTTAAAAGTCCTTGAGAGCAAGGGCATAGATATTAAATCAATTGATGCCGTTATAGGGAGGGGCGGACTTTTAAAACCCATGGTCAGCGGTACTTATGAAATAAATGATGAAATGCTTAAAAACTTGAAAGACAAGAACACATCACAGCATGCATCCAACCTTGGAGCGATAATAGCCTATGAAATAGCTTCAAGCATTAATGTGCCGTCCTTTATAGTGGACCCGGTAGTAGTTGATGAGATGGAGGATATAGCAAGGTATTCGGGTATGCCGGAAATAAACAGGAAGAGTATATTTCATGCCTTGAATCAAAAAGCCGTTGCCAAAAGATATGCAAAAGAAAATAACCAGAAGTACGAAGAGCTAAACTTAATAGTTGCTCATTTGGGAGGTGGAATATCCGTAGGTGCTCATAAAATCGGAAGAATTGTGGATGTAAATAACGCACTGGACGGAGAAGGTCCTTTCTCACCCGAAAGATCCGGAGGACTGCCGGTAGGTGAGCTTATAAAATTATGCTTTTCAGGAAAATATACACATGATGAGATAATGAAAAAAGTGGTTGGGAAGGGAGGTCTTACCGCCTACCTTGGTACCAGTGATGCCAGAGCTGTCGAAGAGATGATAAATGACAAGGATGAAAAAGCCAAGCTCATTTATGAGGCCATGGCTTACCAGGTGGCAAAGGAAATAGGAAGCTGTGCCGCGGTACTGGAAGGCAATGTAGATGCTATAATACTTACGGGAGGATTGGCATACAGCCAAATGTTAACCCAATGGATAATGGAAAGAGTGAATTTTATATCTAAGGTAGTTGTATATGCAGGAGAAGATGAACTCCTTGCCCTGGCTGAAGGCGGATTAAGGGTGCTGACAGGAGAGGAAAAGTCTAAAGTTTATAAGTAA
- a CDS encoding thiamine pyrophosphate-dependent enzyme, whose translation MTVVFERPKALLDVEMHYCPGCTHGIIHRLVAEVMDELGIIDKTIGVAPVGCSVLAYEYFACDFHEAAHGRAPAVATGIKRALPQNIVFTYQGDGDLAAIGTAEAVHAAARGENITTIFVNNCIYGMTGGQMAPTTLPGQVTETSPYGRDVKLQGHPIRVSEMLSTLDGPAFIERVSVNNVANVLKAKKAIKKAFQYQMEGKGYSLVEVLSICPTNWGLSPQESMKWLEDNMIPYYPLGVKKDIAPEVK comes from the coding sequence ATGACGGTGGTATTTGAAAGGCCAAAGGCTCTCTTGGATGTGGAAATGCACTACTGCCCTGGCTGCACCCACGGTATAATACACAGGCTGGTGGCAGAAGTAATGGATGAATTGGGCATCATAGATAAAACCATAGGGGTTGCCCCTGTGGGATGCTCCGTTCTAGCTTACGAATACTTTGCCTGTGATTTTCACGAAGCCGCCCACGGCCGTGCTCCTGCTGTTGCAACGGGTATTAAAAGGGCGCTGCCTCAAAATATAGTGTTTACCTATCAGGGTGACGGAGATCTGGCGGCTATAGGAACGGCAGAGGCTGTTCATGCGGCGGCAAGAGGAGAAAATATAACTACAATATTTGTAAATAACTGCATATACGGAATGACCGGGGGACAGATGGCGCCTACCACTTTGCCGGGACAGGTGACAGAAACCTCACCCTACGGAAGGGATGTTAAGCTTCAGGGACACCCCATAAGGGTTTCTGAAATGCTGTCAACCTTAGATGGCCCCGCCTTTATAGAAAGGGTATCCGTAAACAATGTGGCTAATGTGTTAAAGGCAAAAAAAGCAATAAAAAAGGCTTTTCAATATCAGATGGAGGGAAAGGGCTATTCCCTGGTGGAAGTGTTATCAATATGCCCCACCAACTGGGGATTATCCCCCCAGGAATCCATGAAATGGCTGGAAGACAATATGATTCCCTACTATCCTTTAGGTGTTAAAAAGGATATAGCCCCGGAGGTGAAATAA
- a CDS encoding CdaR family protein: MDKTKTRDITVRVFAVLIAFVLWIYVAADDNPEMSVEIPQIPVKLTNIETLQQQGLILIGNPNDYTIKIPVKGRSQDIRQIRAQDFIVEANLGIGSRFKGENNILVEIKDKPGGVQISNQSIYIKVELDELVEKSLPVTLSLQGNLKEGYARLNESIKPAQAIIRGAARYIGRVNSVVAKLDINDAVSDIQTSLPLQVLDKDGKVVGEVECIPRTVDVTVPIRKSKVVPINIRLTGRLPEGVFLIDTVSDPANVTITGEEDIVNSITAIDTAPINFDDINSSVTRQVNINIPEGAMVIENIQAVNVHVNVEKTINKTYNVPMEYFNLPGGLTADFLTNTITMTLSGRESIINRTAASDITAKLDLVGIPTEDGEYEFSPQLNFPEELVLREVNPQRVKVRITKEQG; this comes from the coding sequence GTGGATAAGACAAAAACAAGGGATATAACTGTCAGGGTTTTTGCTGTATTGATTGCATTCGTATTATGGATATATGTGGCAGCTGATGATAATCCCGAAATGTCAGTTGAAATACCGCAGATTCCCGTGAAGCTTACAAATATTGAAACCCTTCAGCAGCAGGGACTGATTTTAATCGGAAACCCTAACGATTATACAATTAAAATTCCCGTCAAGGGAAGAAGCCAGGATATACGCCAGATAAGGGCCCAGGATTTTATTGTGGAAGCTAATTTAGGTATAGGGTCCAGGTTTAAGGGCGAAAACAATATTCTGGTTGAAATAAAGGATAAGCCAGGCGGAGTTCAAATTTCCAACCAGTCCATATATATAAAGGTGGAATTGGATGAGCTGGTGGAAAAAAGCCTTCCTGTAACATTAAGCTTGCAGGGAAATTTGAAGGAAGGCTATGCCAGGCTTAATGAGAGTATAAAGCCTGCTCAGGCTATCATAAGAGGAGCTGCCAGGTATATCGGCAGAGTAAATTCCGTTGTGGCTAAGCTTGACATAAATGATGCAGTTTCGGATATTCAAACCTCTCTTCCGTTACAGGTACTGGACAAGGATGGAAAGGTCGTAGGCGAAGTGGAATGTATTCCAAGGACCGTTGATGTTACTGTTCCCATAAGAAAATCCAAGGTAGTACCTATTAATATAAGATTAACCGGAAGGCTTCCAGAAGGTGTATTTTTAATAGATACGGTATCAGACCCGGCAAATGTTACCATAACCGGTGAGGAAGATATAGTAAACAGCATCACAGCTATTGATACGGCACCTATAAATTTTGATGATATAAACTCATCTGTTACAAGGCAGGTAAACATCAATATACCTGAAGGGGCAATGGTAATTGAGAACATACAGGCTGTAAACGTACATGTAAACGTAGAGAAGACCATAAACAAAACCTATAATGTGCCCATGGAATATTTTAATCTGCCTGGAGGGTTAACGGCTGACTTTTTGACAAATACTATAACCATGACATTGTCGGGAAGAGAGAGCATTATAAACCGGACTGCGGCATCAGACATAACTGCAAAGCTGGATTTGGTAGGCATTCCCACAGAAGACGGGGAATATGAATTCAGCCCTCAGCTAAACTTCCCCGAAGAGCTTGTGTTAAGGGAAGTAAACCCTCAAAGGGTAAAGGTTAGAATTACGAAAGAGCAGGGATAG
- the buk gene encoding butyrate kinase: protein MKPREYILAVNPGSTSTKVALFAGETNIRQKSLNHSPEEIKKFDRISGQFQFRTGMVLNWLREEAIELGSLSAVVGRGGILRPMPGGTYKVTDIMIEDLKSASREEHASNLGAMIAKAIADREGIPSFIVDPVAVDEFEDLARISGMREIPRRSLVHALNVKAVSRRIAKQYNKRLEDINLIVAHLGGGITIAPVRGGKIIDANVANDMGPFSPERAGGVPVGDLIRLIFSGKYNQKEIKKKTVGEAGLVAYLGTNDAREVEDRIRKGDEYAKIIYESMCYQVSKEIGSMAAVLYGKVDAIVVTGGLAYSEYFVNYISKMVKFIAPVEVVAGEDEMLALAQGAARVINGEEIAKIYEDEVEIND from the coding sequence ATGAAACCACGAGAATACATACTTGCAGTTAACCCCGGTTCCACTTCCACAAAGGTTGCTTTATTTGCGGGAGAAACAAATATAAGACAAAAGAGTTTAAACCATTCCCCAGAGGAGATAAAAAAATTCGATAGGATTTCCGGCCAGTTTCAATTCAGGACGGGTATGGTATTGAACTGGCTTAGGGAAGAAGCAATAGAATTAGGCAGCCTTTCGGCAGTTGTCGGCCGTGGCGGCATATTAAGGCCTATGCCCGGCGGAACATATAAAGTAACGGATATAATGATTGAGGATTTAAAATCAGCTTCCAGAGAAGAGCATGCTTCAAATCTTGGTGCCATGATAGCTAAGGCAATTGCCGATAGAGAAGGCATCCCATCATTTATCGTTGATCCTGTTGCAGTAGACGAATTTGAAGATTTAGCAAGAATATCGGGAATGCGGGAAATTCCAAGAAGATCATTAGTACATGCATTGAATGTAAAGGCGGTATCCAGAAGAATTGCAAAGCAGTATAATAAGCGCCTTGAAGATATAAATTTAATAGTTGCACATTTAGGAGGTGGCATAACCATAGCGCCTGTAAGGGGCGGAAAAATAATAGATGCCAACGTGGCAAATGATATGGGGCCCTTTTCACCGGAAAGGGCAGGCGGCGTACCTGTCGGAGATTTAATAAGGCTGATTTTTTCAGGGAAATATAATCAAAAGGAAATAAAGAAAAAGACGGTTGGAGAGGCAGGCCTTGTCGCTTATCTTGGCACTAATGATGCGAGAGAAGTTGAAGACAGGATACGAAAAGGAGATGAGTATGCAAAAATAATCTATGAATCCATGTGTTACCAGGTATCAAAGGAAATAGGCTCCATGGCAGCCGTACTATACGGAAAGGTGGATGCCATTGTAGTTACAGGCGGGCTGGCGTATTCGGAATACTTTGTTAATTATATATCAAAAATGGTAAAATTCATAGCCCCGGTTGAAGTGGTGGCAGGAGAGGATGAGATGCTAGCGCTTGCACAAGGAGCAGCAAGAGTAATTAATGGCGAAGAAATCGCTAAAATATATGAGGATGAGGTGGAAATAAATGATTAA
- the cdaA gene encoding diadenylate cyclase CdaA: MFETYIASLLSLLKHITIINIIDILIVSYIFYKLFMLISRTRAETLIKGLILILVIMKVSEFAGLITLYWIIQNTITVGFMALIIIFQPELRRALEYFGRSRFLSKTLEFNDEELNSFMTHIVEAVINLSSEKTGALIVIEQETGLNDYIESGVKLDAVISAQLLENIFVENTPLHDGAVIIRNNRIASAASFLPLTENYNHNKQMGTRHRAALGISENSDAIVIIVSEETGNISLAINGKLTKNYNAERLKDILIRIMKHRMSKRSMTLWGRAKAWIRQKQGI, translated from the coding sequence ATGTTTGAGACATACATAGCAAGTCTTTTAAGCTTGCTTAAGCATATTACCATAATCAATATTATCGATATTTTAATCGTAAGTTATATTTTTTATAAGCTCTTCATGCTTATCAGCCGGACAAGAGCGGAGACTCTTATAAAAGGACTTATTCTTATTTTGGTTATCATGAAGGTCAGTGAATTTGCAGGGCTTATTACCCTTTACTGGATTATTCAAAATACTATCACAGTAGGATTTATGGCACTTATAATAATTTTTCAGCCTGAATTGAGGCGTGCTCTTGAGTACTTTGGCAGAAGCCGGTTCCTTTCTAAAACACTGGAATTCAACGATGAGGAGCTTAACAGCTTTATGACCCACATAGTAGAGGCTGTAATCAATCTCTCAAGCGAAAAGACGGGAGCTTTGATTGTAATTGAGCAGGAGACGGGCTTAAACGACTATATTGAAAGCGGAGTTAAGCTGGATGCAGTAATTTCTGCACAGCTTTTGGAAAACATATTCGTCGAAAATACTCCTCTCCATGACGGCGCCGTAATTATAAGAAACAACAGGATTGCATCTGCAGCCTCTTTTCTTCCCCTGACAGAAAATTATAATCATAACAAGCAAATGGGGACAAGACATAGGGCTGCCCTCGGCATATCCGAAAATTCCGATGCCATTGTAATTATAGTGTCAGAGGAAACAGGCAATATTTCCCTTGCCATTAACGGTAAGCTGACAAAAAATTACAACGCTGAAAGGCTGAAGGATATACTCATAAGAATAATGAAGCACAGAATGTCTAAGCGGTCTATGACTTTATGGGGGAGGGCTAAGGCGTGGATAAGACAAAAACAAGGGATATAA
- a CDS encoding NAD(P)/FAD-dependent oxidoreductase: MTIRINNLRLDLEQNIEELKPLACKKLKVKKNDIKDFKITKESVDARRKGKIDFIYSVELVLDTDEESYVKKLNDSDVAYEESKIKDDFIPGDKLLNNRPCIVGSGPAGLFAALNLAQKGYRPIVFERGKNVDERSNTVQKFWRTGNFDPECNVQFGEGGAGTFSDGKLTTRIKDKRSSIVVEELVKYGAPTDIVYNYKPHIGTDILRNVIKNIRNEIIRLGGEIHFSSRLTDINIENGILKSIRINNSTHMDCQVLILAIGHSARDTIEMMNKRGIKLSPKPLAVGFRVEHKQSMIDTAQYGKFASHPKLRAADYKLTYHSSKFERGCYSFCMCPGGIVVAAASEEGRLVTNGMSEHARDKENANSALVCTVNARDFASKDALSGIQYQRRLEEAAYKLGGGNFVAPVQRIDDFLYDRKTVKLGTVTPSYTRGYTLSNLNDCIPDEVSAVIKEALANFDRKIKGFGSGSGILTGVETRTSSPVRIDRHDNCQSVEVTGIYPAGEGAGYAGGIVSAAVDGIRVSEEIMKIYAPF, encoded by the coding sequence ATGACTATCAGGATAAATAATTTAAGGCTTGATCTGGAGCAGAATATTGAAGAATTAAAGCCCTTAGCCTGTAAAAAATTGAAGGTCAAAAAAAACGATATAAAGGATTTTAAGATAACAAAGGAATCGGTGGATGCAAGGCGTAAAGGCAAAATAGATTTTATATATTCCGTAGAGCTTGTTTTAGACACTGATGAAGAGTCCTATGTAAAGAAGTTGAATGACAGCGATGTTGCATATGAAGAAAGTAAAATTAAGGATGATTTTATACCGGGGGATAAATTATTAAATAATCGCCCCTGTATAGTCGGCAGCGGTCCCGCAGGGCTCTTTGCAGCCTTGAATCTGGCACAAAAAGGATATAGGCCTATAGTCTTTGAAAGAGGCAAAAACGTGGACGAAAGGTCAAACACCGTTCAGAAATTCTGGAGGACGGGGAATTTTGATCCCGAATGCAACGTCCAGTTCGGAGAGGGAGGCGCCGGCACCTTTTCCGACGGAAAGCTGACCACAAGGATAAAGGACAAAAGGTCTTCAATTGTGGTAGAAGAGCTTGTAAAGTACGGAGCGCCAACCGATATAGTATATAACTACAAGCCCCACATAGGCACCGATATATTAAGGAATGTAATTAAAAATATAAGAAATGAAATTATACGTTTAGGCGGAGAGATACATTTTTCTTCCCGCTTGACGGATATAAACATTGAAAACGGCATATTAAAATCCATAAGAATAAACAATAGCACACATATGGACTGTCAGGTCTTAATCCTGGCCATAGGCCACAGCGCAAGGGATACCATTGAGATGATGAACAAAAGGGGAATTAAACTGAGCCCCAAGCCCTTAGCCGTAGGATTTCGCGTGGAACACAAGCAGTCTATGATTGATACGGCTCAGTACGGAAAATTTGCCAGCCACCCGAAATTAAGAGCGGCAGATTATAAGCTCACATACCACAGCAGCAAATTCGAGCGGGGATGCTACAGCTTCTGCATGTGCCCCGGCGGAATTGTGGTGGCTGCGGCCTCCGAGGAAGGAAGGCTGGTAACAAACGGTATGAGCGAGCATGCAAGAGATAAGGAGAATGCCAACAGCGCCCTTGTATGCACCGTAAATGCAAGGGATTTTGCTTCGAAGGATGCTTTATCAGGCATACAATACCAGCGGAGACTGGAAGAGGCCGCTTATAAATTGGGGGGCGGGAATTTTGTGGCTCCCGTTCAGAGAATAGATGATTTTTTATATGACAGGAAAACAGTTAAATTAGGGACTGTAACCCCGTCATATACCAGAGGATACACATTGTCAAACCTGAATGATTGTATACCGGATGAAGTCTCAGCTGTTATAAAAGAAGCCTTAGCCAACTTTGACAGGAAGATAAAGGGCTTTGGAAGCGGAAGCGGAATACTTACAGGGGTGGAAACAAGGACATCATCGCCTGTAAGGATCGACAGGCATGATAACTGCCAGTCCGTTGAGGTAACCGGAATATATCCTGCAGGAGAAGGAGCGGGATATGCCGGCGGAATTGTCAGTGCTGCTGTAGACGGAATAAGGGTATCGGAAGAAATAATGAAAATATATGCCCCGTTTTAG